One segment of Paenibacillus sp. FSL R7-0337 DNA contains the following:
- a CDS encoding phosphoenolpyruvate hydrolase family protein has product MNKQTRAEIMDRFKQEVKEGKILLGVGAGTGITAKSSEAGGADMLIVYNSGRYRMAGRGSLAGLLSYGDANQIVVEMGSEVLPVVKDTPVLAGVCGTDPFRVMEVFLKQLKEQGFSGVQNFPTVGLIDGVFRQNLEETGMGYGLEVEMIRIAHELDMLTTPYVFDPEQARAMAEAGADILVAHMGLTTKGTIGAVTALTLDDCVERIEAIIEAGRAVNPEIMIICHGGPIAEPEDAAYVIQRTKGIHGFFGASSIERFAAEQGITRQTESFKAIGQ; this is encoded by the coding sequence ATGAATAAACAGACCAGAGCTGAGATTATGGATAGATTCAAGCAAGAGGTGAAGGAGGGGAAGATTCTTCTTGGTGTCGGGGCAGGTACGGGGATTACTGCCAAGAGCAGTGAGGCAGGCGGAGCGGATATGCTGATTGTGTATAATTCCGGCCGTTACAGAATGGCAGGACGCGGTTCACTGGCAGGCTTACTGTCGTATGGCGACGCCAATCAGATTGTGGTGGAGATGGGCTCGGAGGTGTTGCCTGTCGTCAAGGATACTCCCGTTCTGGCAGGAGTATGCGGCACCGACCCATTCCGGGTGATGGAGGTCTTCCTGAAGCAGTTGAAGGAGCAGGGCTTCAGCGGTGTGCAGAATTTCCCTACCGTGGGTCTGATCGATGGCGTATTCCGGCAGAATCTGGAGGAGACCGGGATGGGCTACGGCCTGGAGGTCGAAATGATCCGTATCGCCCATGAGCTGGATATGCTGACTACCCCGTATGTATTTGATCCTGAACAAGCGCGGGCCATGGCAGAAGCAGGCGCAGATATTCTGGTTGCCCACATGGGCCTCACCACCAAGGGCACCATCGGCGCAGTTACCGCGCTGACGCTGGACGATTGTGTAGAGCGTATTGAAGCGATTATCGAAGCCGGACGGGCGGTCAACCCGGAGATTATGATTATCTGCCACGGCGGCCCGATTGCCGAGCCGGAGGATGCGGCTTATGTCATTCAGCGCACGAAGGGCATCCACGGATTCTTCGGCGCATCAAGCATTGAGCGCTTCGCCGCGGAGCAGGGAATTACCCGCCAGACCGAGTCGTTCAAAGCGATTGGGCAATAA
- a CDS encoding erythromycin esterase family protein: MNPLLRKAVLSAVFCSVTLMTVREAVHAEGVPATDVTSMLSAEAAWKDSIRATANTITTIKPEQGDTYSDLAFLQQILADQRIVSLGEASHGAAEYNSVKVRLIKYLHEKLDYNVIAFESNLADATAAYTQVNELQPQQLMENSVYGVWQVEENLPLFEYIAEQSRTDHPLILTGFDSQAVTDSFITLVTQWFAGVDVAKAQAFAQTEEWYLKLNMIDDIGEYTAQKEAIKRKYMIFQAFVKDHAAALSTVHPNQPKLVQILERVLQNRIDMLEYYHPHIVKLLAGVDQENQVKQGSYERDRVMAGNVAWLANTVYPGEKLILWGHNYHIRKNNSTMITEHNGFGYDQTPYPTMGEMLPWPLKKDGYVIGLYAYEGSAHKNNGKVEQVTPHDKGSLEEIIGAGEGAAQFINLRDTTLSASTEWMYTPRTAKAWGVLDEKMIPREQYDGILLIQQLQPSTPIKD; this comes from the coding sequence ATGAATCCATTGCTTCGCAAAGCCGTATTGTCAGCCGTATTCTGCAGTGTCACTCTAATGACCGTTAGGGAAGCTGTGCATGCAGAAGGAGTGCCGGCAACTGACGTTACGAGCATGTTGTCCGCAGAGGCCGCCTGGAAGGATAGCATCCGGGCCACTGCGAACACCATTACAACCATTAAGCCGGAGCAGGGCGACACCTATTCCGATCTGGCGTTTCTTCAGCAGATTCTGGCGGATCAACGGATCGTGAGCTTGGGCGAGGCCTCGCATGGGGCAGCCGAATATAATTCGGTGAAGGTAAGACTAATTAAGTATCTGCATGAAAAGCTGGACTATAACGTCATCGCCTTCGAGTCCAATCTGGCGGATGCAACTGCAGCGTATACACAGGTTAATGAGCTACAGCCGCAACAGCTGATGGAGAATTCCGTATACGGCGTATGGCAGGTGGAAGAGAATCTGCCGCTGTTCGAGTACATAGCGGAGCAGAGCCGTACAGATCATCCGCTCATACTGACCGGATTTGACTCCCAAGCCGTTACCGATTCTTTTATTACATTGGTTACACAATGGTTCGCCGGGGTGGATGTTGCCAAAGCCCAAGCCTTTGCCCAGACGGAAGAATGGTATTTGAAGCTTAATATGATTGATGATATCGGAGAATATACCGCCCAGAAGGAGGCAATCAAGCGCAAATATATGATTTTCCAGGCCTTCGTGAAGGATCATGCAGCAGCATTAAGCACAGTACATCCTAATCAGCCCAAGCTGGTTCAGATCCTTGAGCGTGTGCTTCAGAATCGGATAGATATGCTGGAGTATTACCATCCTCATATTGTTAAACTGCTGGCGGGGGTAGATCAGGAGAATCAGGTGAAGCAGGGGAGCTATGAGCGGGACCGCGTAATGGCTGGGAATGTAGCATGGCTTGCTAACACAGTGTATCCGGGCGAGAAGCTCATTCTGTGGGGACACAACTACCATATCCGTAAAAACAATTCTACGATGATTACCGAGCACAATGGCTTCGGTTATGATCAGACACCCTATCCTACAATGGGGGAAATGCTGCCTTGGCCCTTGAAGAAGGATGGCTATGTGATCGGATTGTATGCTTATGAAGGCAGTGCGCATAAGAACAACGGTAAGGTGGAGCAGGTTACGCCGCATGACAAGGGAAGTCTTGAAGAGATTATAGGTGCAGGCGAAGGCGCTGCGCAGTTTATCAACTTAAGAGACACCACGTTAAGCGCGTCCACGGAATGGATGTACACCCCGCGTACAGCGAAGGCATGGGGAGTCCTGGACGAGAAAATGATTCCGCGCGAACAATATGACGGAATATTGCTCATTCAGCAGCTTCAACCGTCCACCCCCATAAAAGATTAG
- a CDS encoding NosD domain-containing protein, which produces MLVQKRYDCSIGFRVLVLMIAGLFFFSFNHSRIVSADTNSGALPLQPIIDSAREGDLITLAPGTYSGPVRLDKRVTINGNGKAILLHTAKDEQAAVQILADGVRLENLKIQQNNDGEAAAVRVEADRVTLKGLVIHSAGYGILLREADGGVIWDNTISWFIPKGEAPGTRGNGIDLYNSHGAVIRGNDIAYLRDGIYLENSRNTVVDQNKLAYLRYGVHCMYINGSKITNNTGEYNITGSMVMGVTDVVVSGNSFRKQSRNVHSQGILLYDVRNSAIMNNRVEGNRVGIYMQQSSDNKLQQNLVLRNYIGVQFENAEGNRFERNGFVANVIEAQATGSRDNHMNGNYWDAFGGLDLTGDGVSDLKYAINPFYQQLVAGNAAYQLFFQSPGMTFLSDMYTGDSAGWSTDAAPLMQLAAGTVSTDQAAGGQGTVMVAGWLLLFLSVITIIYLGVLRL; this is translated from the coding sequence ATGCTTGTACAGAAAAGGTACGACTGCTCCATCGGCTTCAGGGTTCTTGTCTTGATGATTGCTGGTCTGTTCTTCTTCTCCTTCAATCATAGCCGCATTGTAAGCGCAGACACCAACAGCGGAGCTCTTCCGCTCCAGCCCATCATTGATTCAGCCCGTGAGGGAGATCTCATCACCCTGGCTCCGGGAACCTATTCCGGTCCGGTCCGGCTGGATAAGCGAGTAACGATTAACGGTAACGGCAAGGCGATTCTACTGCATACGGCTAAGGACGAGCAGGCAGCGGTGCAGATCCTTGCAGACGGTGTAAGGCTTGAGAACCTGAAGATTCAGCAGAATAATGACGGGGAAGCAGCGGCTGTACGCGTTGAAGCGGACAGGGTCACCTTGAAGGGACTGGTAATTCATTCGGCAGGGTACGGAATACTGCTGCGTGAAGCCGATGGCGGGGTGATCTGGGATAACACAATAAGCTGGTTCATCCCCAAAGGAGAAGCACCGGGGACGAGAGGCAACGGGATCGATCTCTATAACTCTCACGGCGCTGTGATCCGGGGCAACGACATCGCTTATCTGCGGGATGGCATCTATCTGGAGAACAGCCGCAATACGGTGGTGGATCAGAACAAGCTTGCTTATCTGCGGTACGGGGTCCACTGCATGTATATCAATGGCTCGAAGATCACTAACAACACCGGGGAATATAACATAACCGGCTCGATGGTGATGGGTGTTACGGATGTGGTGGTGTCCGGGAACTCCTTCCGCAAGCAGAGCCGGAATGTGCATTCACAGGGGATTCTGCTCTACGATGTGCGGAATTCAGCGATTATGAACAACCGGGTGGAAGGCAACCGGGTAGGGATTTATATGCAGCAATCCTCGGATAACAAGCTGCAGCAGAACCTGGTGCTCCGCAACTATATCGGCGTGCAGTTCGAGAATGCCGAGGGCAATCGCTTCGAGCGTAACGGGTTTGTAGCGAACGTCATTGAGGCCCAGGCCACAGGCAGCAGGGATAATCACATGAACGGGAATTACTGGGATGCCTTTGGCGGACTGGATCTCACGGGGGATGGGGTCAGCGACCTGAAGTATGCGATTAACCCCTTCTATCAGCAATTGGTTGCGGGGAATGCAGCGTATCAGCTGTTTTTCCAGTCACCGGGAATGACCTTCCTGAGCGATATGTACACCGGTGATTCGGCAGGGTGGTCCACGGATGCAGCGCCGCTCATGCAGCTTGCAGCAGGTACGGTTAGCACGGATCAGGCGGCAGGCGGACAAGGCACGGTCATGGTTGCGGGCTGGCTGCTGCTGTTCCTGTCCGTCATTACAATAATATACTTGGGGGTACTGCGATTATGA
- a CDS encoding nitrous oxide reductase accessory protein NosL — MKRWSLVLMISMSLLILAACGQKKYEPVAINEDVDICVVCNMQVKDDAFATQLTTKDGKNYKFDDIGCMNEWKKSNGTEQIGMDYVRDYNDKSWVEFSKASYVYDVSLRTPMAYGVISFKDEAAAEAFVKEQGVGTVLTAGELASHEWKQNKDMMNMGMQSGEGHMEEHSSEEGTHSEATDM, encoded by the coding sequence ATGAAACGATGGAGTCTGGTCTTGATGATATCAATGAGTCTGTTGATCCTCGCGGCCTGCGGGCAGAAGAAGTATGAGCCGGTAGCGATCAATGAAGACGTCGACATCTGTGTGGTCTGCAATATGCAGGTGAAAGATGATGCCTTCGCCACTCAGCTAACGACCAAGGACGGCAAGAATTACAAGTTCGATGATATCGGCTGCATGAACGAGTGGAAGAAGAGCAACGGCACGGAGCAGATCGGAATGGATTATGTCCGCGACTATAATGACAAGAGCTGGGTTGAATTCAGCAAGGCGAGCTATGTATATGACGTTTCTCTGCGTACGCCGATGGCTTATGGAGTGATCAGCTTCAAGGATGAAGCGGCAGCAGAAGCATTCGTGAAGGAGCAGGGTGTAGGCACTGTGCTGACCGCCGGAGAGCTGGCCTCGCATGAATGGAAGCAGAACAAGGATATGATGAATATGGGCATGCAGAGCGGGGAAGGTCATATGGAGGAGCATAGCTCAGAGGAAGGAACGCATTCCGAAGCGACGGATATGTGA
- a CDS encoding ABC transporter permease, with protein sequence MADILHIARRELKMGFRNPWAYSFLALFCTFSLGLLLIHANNAVEGYTAVTGSMLSLILYLLPLMTLFLGSFSLTSEREDGSWQLLSTYPIGTLSFVLGKYTGLAAVLLTIVAFGYGLMGLVSGLLGMAFAAETYFLFLAFSAGLVLLFLTLALFIGSLSRNRWQALTISVAVWFFAVIGWPTFLIAGLGLLPYLWIKPALIVLTILNPAELVRLFVVVKLGGGSVLGPEYYQWVEWISRPGGSLLFLGVCAAWVLLSILAVYWIWERGRSRG encoded by the coding sequence ATGGCCGACATCCTGCATATCGCCCGCAGAGAGCTTAAGATGGGCTTCCGCAACCCGTGGGCGTATTCCTTCCTGGCCTTGTTCTGTACCTTCAGTCTCGGGCTGCTGCTGATCCATGCGAATAACGCGGTGGAGGGCTATACGGCTGTTACGGGCTCCATGCTGAGCCTGATTCTTTATCTTTTGCCGCTGATGACATTATTTCTGGGCTCCTTCTCACTGACCTCGGAACGGGAAGACGGAAGCTGGCAGCTCTTATCCACCTATCCCATTGGAACCTTATCCTTTGTTCTGGGAAAATATACCGGATTGGCCGCAGTCCTGCTGACGATTGTTGCGTTTGGCTACGGGCTGATGGGGCTGGTCAGCGGCCTGCTCGGGATGGCTTTTGCGGCGGAGACTTACTTCCTGTTCCTGGCCTTCTCGGCAGGTCTGGTCTTGCTGTTCCTGACGCTTGCCCTCTTCATCGGCTCGTTATCCCGCAACCGCTGGCAGGCCTTGACGATCTCGGTAGCGGTCTGGTTCTTCGCCGTAATCGGCTGGCCGACGTTCCTGATCGCAGGCCTCGGCCTGCTCCCGTATCTCTGGATCAAGCCTGCTCTGATTGTGCTGACGATTCTGAATCCGGCTGAGCTGGTGCGCCTGTTCGTGGTGGTGAAGCTGGGCGGAGGGTCGGTCCTGGGACCGGAATATTATCAGTGGGTGGAATGGATTAGCCGCCCGGGCGGCAGTCTGCTGTTCCTCGGGGTCTGCGCGGCCTGGGTGCTGCTGTCCATCTTAGCGGTATATTGGATTTGGGAGAGGGGGCGTTCCCGTGGATAA
- a CDS encoding ABC transporter ATP-binding protein → MDNPLVQVKQISKVIGRQTLVEEISFQVPGGSILALCGGNGAGKSTVLRMVAGIVQPTSGEITVNRLKWKQSRKRFSMQIGYMPDDYQFSHGLSAEELLNFWAALRRIPRRKERVEEVLDLVGLADKRNNLVTTFSKGMRQRVLFAQALLAKPPLLIMDEPTNGLDPFWMNEFVKLLQDIREEGHTVLFSTHQLEIADRVADQIVFLNQGKHVGAGTTAEIRAEFGSLYAAFHHSLGLG, encoded by the coding sequence GTGGATAACCCGTTGGTGCAGGTGAAGCAAATCTCCAAGGTCATAGGGCGGCAAACACTGGTTGAAGAGATCAGCTTCCAGGTTCCCGGCGGCAGTATACTTGCCCTGTGCGGCGGGAATGGAGCCGGCAAAAGCACGGTGCTGCGGATGGTAGCCGGGATAGTGCAGCCGACTTCCGGCGAAATTACGGTAAACAGGCTGAAGTGGAAGCAATCGCGCAAGCGCTTTTCCATGCAAATCGGCTATATGCCGGATGATTATCAGTTCAGCCACGGGCTGTCTGCGGAGGAGTTGCTGAATTTCTGGGCGGCGCTGCGCCGGATTCCCAGACGCAAAGAGCGGGTAGAGGAGGTGCTGGATCTAGTCGGGCTTGCGGATAAGCGCAACAACCTGGTGACCACCTTCTCCAAGGGGATGCGCCAGCGTGTGCTGTTCGCGCAAGCGCTGCTGGCGAAGCCGCCGCTCCTGATTATGGATGAGCCGACCAACGGGCTGGACCCGTTCTGGATGAACGAATTCGTGAAGCTGCTGCAGGACATCCGGGAAGAGGGGCATACCGTCCTCTTTTCCACCCATCAACTGGAGATTGCGGATCGGGTGGCCGATCAGATTGTCTTCTTGAATCAAGGCAAACATGTGGGGGCAGGTACGACAGCAGAGATCCGGGCAGAGTTCGGTTCGCTGTACGCCGCCTTTCACCACAGTCTGGGGCTGGGATGA
- a CDS encoding redoxin domain-containing protein has protein sequence MKLRRIVTLLIIAAASTAGIWVYLHQSKQPPSGRITAGASAPVFEAVTLQGEKVSLSEYKGRVVLLNFWATWCKPCMWEMPLLNVLSESAELPVETLFVNAGESKGTVSEYMAEHQFSFPVIIDVTGRISASYRVNALPSTYIINKTGKISRVVVGEIGDLDTLKQWLAEAGAD, from the coding sequence ATGAAGCTGCGCCGGATCGTTACTCTGCTGATTATTGCCGCTGCCTCTACTGCCGGAATCTGGGTGTACCTTCATCAATCCAAACAGCCTCCGTCAGGGAGAATAACCGCAGGCGCTTCGGCTCCAGTGTTCGAAGCGGTGACCTTGCAGGGAGAGAAGGTGAGTCTCAGCGAATACAAGGGCCGGGTCGTGCTGCTTAACTTCTGGGCTACCTGGTGCAAGCCCTGTATGTGGGAAATGCCGTTGTTGAATGTACTTAGCGAATCCGCTGAGCTTCCAGTCGAGACCTTGTTCGTGAACGCAGGGGAATCCAAGGGGACGGTATCGGAGTATATGGCGGAGCATCAATTCTCTTTTCCCGTAATTATCGATGTTACCGGTAGGATATCTGCTTCATATCGCGTCAATGCACTGCCGTCAACTTATATCATCAATAAGACGGGTAAGATAAGCAGAGTCGTGGTCGGAGAGATCGGCGATCTCGATACGCTCAAGCAATGGCTGGCTGAGGCCGGAGCTGACTAA